A stretch of the Actinotalea sp. JY-7876 genome encodes the following:
- a CDS encoding nucleoside triphosphate pyrophosphatase has protein sequence MTSLVLASASPARRALLRSAGIDAVVQVSRVDEDAVLAASSTDGPLDPADAVLLLAHAKAQDVAGRLDEDALGEAGVEDADDVVVVGCDSMLELDGRAFGKPADAAQAVERWRTMRGRSGVLHTGHWLVDLRPVGPGAGSGGTVGGVSSTVVHFADLSDEEIDAYVATGEPLKVAGAFTVDGLGGPFVTGIEGDHHGVVGLSLPLLRELLAELGLPLHRLWRG, from the coding sequence GTGACCTCCCTCGTGCTCGCCTCCGCCTCCCCCGCCCGCCGCGCCCTGCTCCGCTCGGCCGGCATCGACGCCGTCGTGCAGGTGTCCCGGGTCGACGAGGACGCCGTCCTGGCGGCCTCGTCGACGGACGGGCCCCTGGACCCCGCCGACGCGGTGCTGCTCCTCGCCCACGCCAAGGCCCAGGACGTCGCCGGCCGCCTCGACGAGGACGCGCTGGGTGAGGCCGGCGTCGAGGACGCGGACGACGTCGTCGTCGTGGGGTGCGACTCGATGCTGGAGCTCGACGGGCGTGCGTTCGGCAAGCCGGCCGACGCCGCGCAGGCGGTCGAGCGGTGGCGCACGATGCGCGGCCGGAGCGGCGTCCTCCACACCGGGCACTGGCTCGTGGACCTGCGGCCCGTCGGCCCGGGCGCCGGCAGCGGCGGCACCGTGGGCGGCGTGTCCTCCACGGTGGTGCACTTCGCGGACCTGTCCGACGAGGAGATCGACGCCTACGTCGCGACGGGCGAGCCCCTCAAGGTCGCGGGTGCCTTCACCGTCGACGGCCTGGGAGGCCCGTTCGTCACGGGGATCGAGGGTGACCACCACGGCGTCGTGGGGCTGAGCCTGCCCCTGCTGCGCGAGCTGCTCGCCGAGCTCGGGCTGCCGCTGCACCGCCTCTGGCGTGGCTGA
- a CDS encoding biotin carboxylase N-terminal domain-containing protein gives MPGIHKVLIANRGEIAVRIARACADAGIASVAVYADQDREALHVALAGEAFALGGTRAAETYLDVAKLLDVARRSGADAVHPGYGFLAENAGFAQAVIDAGLTWIGPPPAAIEALGDKVSARHIAHRAGAPLVAGTPDPVTGAEEVQAFAEEHGLPIAIKAAFGGGGRGLKVAREAAEIAELYDSAVREATAAFGRGECFVERYLDAPRHVETQCLADQHGTVVVVSTRDCSLQRRHQKLVEEAPAPFLTPAQETLLRDASIAILREAGYVGAGTCEFLVARDGTVSFLEVNTRLQVEHPVTEEVTGIDLVREQLRIAAGEPLGYDQVAVRGHSIEFRINGEDPARGFLPSPGRITRLRLPAGPGVRVDSGVVEGDTVSGAFDSMIAKLVVTGATRRQAVERARRALAELEVVGIPTVVPFHRAVLDSPAFVPADPQEPFTIHTRWIETEFADTVAALGATPDRTGDDEPQERRTERVVVEVGGKRIEVVLPAGLGLGGGRGRPGTARPRRAAGARGAVRAVGGNGTTLASPMQGTIVKVAVADGAEVAEGDLVVVLEAMKMEQPLVAHRAGTVQRLTAGVGSSVSAGTAICEIVG, from the coding sequence GTGCCCGGAATCCACAAGGTCCTGATCGCCAACCGTGGTGAGATCGCCGTCCGCATCGCCCGGGCCTGCGCCGACGCCGGCATCGCGAGCGTCGCGGTCTACGCCGACCAGGACCGCGAGGCCCTGCACGTCGCGCTCGCGGGCGAGGCGTTCGCGCTCGGCGGCACCCGCGCGGCCGAGACGTACCTCGACGTCGCCAAGCTGCTCGACGTCGCCCGCCGCTCGGGCGCCGACGCCGTCCACCCCGGGTACGGCTTCCTCGCCGAGAACGCGGGCTTCGCGCAGGCGGTGATCGACGCCGGGCTGACCTGGATCGGCCCGCCGCCCGCCGCCATCGAGGCGCTCGGCGACAAGGTCAGCGCGCGCCACATCGCACACCGCGCCGGCGCGCCGCTCGTCGCGGGCACGCCCGACCCCGTCACGGGGGCCGAGGAGGTGCAGGCGTTCGCCGAGGAGCACGGCCTGCCCATCGCGATCAAGGCGGCGTTCGGCGGCGGCGGCCGTGGCCTGAAGGTCGCGCGCGAGGCCGCCGAGATCGCGGAGCTCTACGACTCCGCCGTCCGGGAGGCGACGGCGGCGTTCGGGCGGGGCGAGTGCTTCGTCGAGCGCTACCTCGACGCGCCGCGCCACGTCGAGACGCAGTGCCTCGCGGACCAGCACGGCACGGTCGTCGTCGTCTCGACCCGGGACTGCTCGCTCCAGCGCCGCCACCAGAAGCTCGTCGAGGAGGCGCCCGCGCCGTTCCTCACCCCGGCGCAGGAGACGCTCCTGCGCGACGCGTCGATCGCGATCCTGCGCGAGGCCGGCTACGTCGGCGCCGGGACCTGCGAGTTCCTCGTCGCGCGCGACGGCACCGTCTCCTTCCTCGAGGTCAACACCCGCCTGCAGGTCGAGCACCCGGTGACGGAGGAGGTCACGGGCATCGACCTCGTGCGCGAGCAGCTGCGCATCGCCGCCGGCGAGCCCCTCGGCTACGACCAGGTCGCCGTGCGCGGCCACTCGATCGAGTTCCGGATCAACGGCGAGGACCCGGCCCGCGGCTTCCTGCCCTCCCCCGGCCGGATCACGCGCCTGCGCCTTCCCGCCGGCCCCGGTGTCCGCGTGGACAGCGGCGTCGTCGAGGGCGACACGGTCTCTGGCGCCTTCGACTCGATGATCGCCAAGCTCGTCGTCACGGGCGCGACGCGCCGGCAGGCGGTCGAGCGCGCCCGCCGGGCGCTGGCCGAGCTCGAGGTGGTCGGCATCCCCACGGTCGTCCCCTTCCACCGGGCCGTCCTCGATTCCCCCGCCTTCGTCCCCGCGGACCCGCAGGAGCCGTTCACCATCCACACGCGGTGGATCGAGACCGAGTTCGCGGACACGGTCGCCGCGCTCGGCGCCACGCCCGACAGGACGGGCGACGACGAGCCGCAGGAGCGGCGCACCGAGCGCGTGGTCGTCGAGGTCGGCGGCAAGCGCATCGAGGTCGTCCTGCCCGCCGGGCTCGGCCTCGGCGGCGGGCGCGGGCGGCCCGGGACCGCGCGACCGCGCCGGGCCGCGGGCGCCCGCGGCGCCGTGCGCGCCGTCGGGGGCAACGGCACGACCCTCGCGTCGCCGATGCAGGGGACGATCGTCAAGGTCGCGGTGGCGGACGGCGCGGAGGTGGCCGAGGGCGACCTCGTCGTGGTCCTCGAGGCCATGAAGATGGAGCAGCCGCTGGTGGCGCACCGCGCCGGGACCGTGCAGCGCCTGACGGCCGGCGTCGGGTCGAGCGTGAGCGCCGGCACCGCGATCTGCGAGATCGTCGGCTGA
- a CDS encoding YchJ family protein: protein MTRPTAPCPCGSGVRDDLCCGRLHRGDGLAATPEELMRSRYTAFVRGEAAYLLATWHPRTRPHDLSLAPDPGWRGLEVLGTRGGDDDATGVVEFVARHVDGDLRERSRFERRAGRWLYVDGDVDAG from the coding sequence ATGACGCGACCGACGGCCCCCTGCCCGTGCGGGTCCGGCGTCCGCGACGACCTGTGCTGCGGACGTCTGCACCGGGGCGACGGCCTCGCCGCGACGCCCGAGGAGCTCATGCGCTCGCGCTACACCGCCTTCGTGCGCGGCGAGGCCGCCTACCTGCTGGCGACCTGGCACCCGCGCACCCGCCCGCACGACCTGTCGCTCGCCCCCGACCCGGGCTGGCGGGGCCTGGAGGTGCTCGGCACCCGGGGCGGCGACGACGACGCGACGGGTGTCGTCGAGTTCGTCGCCCGCCACGTCGACGGCGACCTGCGCGAACGCAGCCGGTTCGAGCGGCGCGCCGGCCGCTGGCTCTACGTCGACGGCGACGTCGACGCCGGCTGA
- a CDS encoding acyl-CoA carboxylase subunit beta — protein sequence MTDTTAAKLEDLADRAGRAADDTAAATKQHARGKKTARERIAALLDEGSFVELDAFVRHRSTAFGLDAKRIPGDGVVTGYGTVDGRQVAVYSQDFTVFGGSLGEAHGQKITKVMDLALRTGVPLIGILDGGGARIQEGVAALTQFAEIFRRNVAASGVIPQISLILGPSAGGAVYSPALTDFIVMADQTSHMFITGPDVIRAVTGEDVGFEELGGGHTHNARSGVAHYLGSDEDDAIDYVKALLGYLPSNNLTDPVVWPDEEADLAITDEDLELDALVPDSDSQPYDMRTVVEHVLDHGDLLEVQALYAPNVLIGFGHVEGRPVGIVANQPLQMAGTLDISAAEKAARFVRTCDAFNIPVLTFVDVPGFLPGTDQEWNGIIRRGAKLIYAYAEATVPLVTVITRKAYGGAYIVMGSKQLGADVNLAWPTAQVAVMGAGGAVNILQRGALKTVADAGGDVEAERARLTGEYEDALINPYEAADRGYVDGVIAPSQTRTQIVRALRALRTKRAGLPAKKHGNIPL from the coding sequence GTGACCGACACGACAGCCGCCAAGCTCGAGGACCTCGCCGATCGTGCGGGGCGCGCCGCCGACGACACCGCTGCGGCCACCAAGCAGCACGCGCGGGGCAAGAAGACGGCCCGCGAGCGCATCGCCGCCCTGCTCGACGAGGGCAGCTTCGTCGAGCTCGACGCGTTCGTGCGGCACCGCTCCACCGCCTTCGGCCTGGACGCGAAGCGGATCCCGGGCGACGGCGTCGTCACCGGCTACGGGACGGTCGACGGGCGCCAGGTGGCCGTCTACTCCCAGGACTTCACCGTCTTCGGCGGCTCGCTCGGCGAGGCGCACGGCCAGAAGATCACCAAGGTCATGGACCTCGCGCTGCGCACCGGCGTCCCCCTCATCGGCATCCTCGACGGCGGCGGCGCGCGCATCCAGGAGGGCGTCGCGGCCCTGACGCAGTTCGCCGAGATCTTCCGCCGCAACGTCGCCGCGTCGGGCGTCATCCCGCAGATCTCGCTGATCCTCGGGCCGAGCGCGGGCGGCGCGGTCTACTCCCCCGCCCTGACCGACTTCATCGTCATGGCGGACCAGACCTCGCACATGTTCATCACCGGCCCCGACGTCATCCGGGCCGTGACGGGCGAGGACGTCGGCTTCGAGGAGCTGGGCGGCGGGCACACGCACAACGCCCGCTCGGGCGTCGCGCACTACCTCGGCAGCGACGAGGACGACGCGATCGACTACGTCAAGGCACTGCTGGGCTACCTGCCCTCGAACAACCTCACCGACCCGGTCGTCTGGCCGGACGAGGAGGCCGACCTCGCGATCACGGACGAGGACCTCGAGCTCGACGCGCTCGTGCCGGACTCGGACAGCCAGCCCTACGACATGCGCACGGTCGTCGAGCACGTCCTCGACCACGGCGACCTCCTCGAGGTCCAGGCGCTCTACGCGCCCAACGTGCTCATCGGGTTCGGGCACGTCGAGGGCCGCCCGGTCGGGATCGTCGCCAACCAGCCCCTGCAGATGGCGGGCACGCTCGACATCAGCGCCGCCGAGAAGGCCGCGCGCTTCGTGCGGACCTGCGACGCGTTCAACATCCCGGTCCTGACGTTCGTCGACGTCCCGGGCTTCCTTCCCGGCACGGACCAGGAGTGGAACGGCATCATCCGCCGGGGCGCCAAGCTCATCTACGCCTACGCCGAGGCCACCGTCCCTCTCGTCACCGTCATCACGCGCAAGGCCTACGGCGGCGCGTACATCGTCATGGGCTCCAAGCAGCTCGGGGCCGACGTCAACCTCGCCTGGCCGACGGCGCAGGTCGCGGTCATGGGCGCCGGCGGCGCCGTCAACATCCTCCAGCGCGGCGCGCTCAAGACGGTCGCCGACGCGGGCGGCGACGTCGAGGCCGAGCGCGCCCGGCTCACCGGCGAGTACGAGGACGCGCTCATCAACCCCTACGAAGCCGCGGACCGCGGCTACGTCGACGGCGTGATCGCCCCGTCCCAGACGCGCACGCAGATCGTCCGGGCGCTGCGGGCCCTGCGCACCAAGAGGGCTGGCCTCCCGGCCAAGAAGCACGGGAACATCCCCCTGTGA
- a CDS encoding adenylate/guanylate cyclase domain-containing protein has protein sequence MSPETSEATPDHPTTSPMLDRLEAQLLGGPRTLTLAQVAERLGADVDDLRLFWHTLGLPTGDEDAVAYAESDVEVLSLLLDARDRYNLSPRATVSLVRSIGHTTDRLVMWQVEALVEHLTERDGLDDRSARLAVIGRLGEIAGLLEHQLSHAWRRQLLATAGRFAEEFGGAPEPGAKDELPLARAVGFADMVSFTTRSAALGAHELAEFVQTFETRARDVVTTAGGRVVKTVGDAVLFVADNPHLGAEVALGLADAFGVDSATPVRVSLVWGRLLSRFGDVFGPSVNLAARLTEQAVPGAVLLDEATADAVRGAPGVTLVPQDEREVPGLGVLRPVRLLRADAA, from the coding sequence GTGTCACCCGAGACGTCCGAGGCAACGCCCGACCACCCCACGACGTCCCCGATGCTCGACCGGCTCGAGGCGCAGCTGCTGGGCGGTCCCCGCACCCTGACGCTCGCGCAGGTCGCCGAGCGCCTCGGCGCCGACGTCGACGACCTGAGGCTCTTCTGGCACACGCTCGGCCTGCCGACGGGCGACGAGGACGCCGTCGCGTACGCGGAGTCCGACGTCGAGGTGCTCAGCCTCCTGCTGGACGCGCGGGACCGCTACAACCTCAGCCCGCGCGCGACCGTCTCGCTCGTCCGGTCCATCGGCCACACCACGGACCGGCTGGTGATGTGGCAGGTCGAGGCGCTGGTCGAGCACCTCACCGAGCGTGACGGCCTCGACGACCGCAGCGCGCGCCTGGCGGTCATCGGGCGCCTGGGCGAGATCGCCGGCCTGCTCGAGCACCAGCTCTCCCACGCCTGGCGCCGCCAGCTCCTGGCGACCGCCGGCAGGTTCGCGGAGGAGTTCGGCGGCGCCCCGGAGCCGGGCGCGAAGGACGAGCTGCCCCTCGCTCGGGCCGTCGGGTTCGCCGACATGGTCTCGTTCACCACCCGGTCCGCCGCGCTCGGGGCGCACGAGCTCGCCGAGTTCGTGCAGACCTTCGAGACGCGCGCCCGGGACGTCGTCACGACCGCCGGGGGCCGCGTGGTCAAGACCGTGGGGGACGCCGTGCTCTTCGTGGCCGACAACCCGCACCTCGGCGCCGAGGTGGCGCTCGGCCTCGCCGACGCGTTCGGCGTCGACAGCGCCACCCCCGTGCGCGTCTCGCTCGTCTGGGGGCGCCTGCTGTCGCGGTTCGGTGACGTGTTCGGCCCGTCGGTCAACCTGGCGGCCCGGCTCACGGAGCAGGCCGTGCCCGGTGCGGTGCTCCTCGACGAGGCCACGGCCGACGCCGTCCGTGGCGCACCCGGCGTGACGCTCGTCCCGCAGGACGAGCGGGAGGTCCCCGGCCTCGGCGTCCTGCGTCCCGTGCGCCTGCTGCGCGCCGACGCCGCCTGA
- a CDS encoding DUF885 domain-containing protein: protein MTTDHSTTGAPAHREPTPIDAIADAYVETTARLNPLAATAMGLAGYDHLMTDFSPAGWRAQADAARAVLGELDRVDPQDDVDRVTLDAMRERIGLELELHDANELLGSLNNIASPVQELRDIFDVMPTSTPEHWENIAARLNALPGAADGVIESLRLAASRGRVAAVRQVLECITQADELSGDGSFFDSFVTGTTVDAALDDSAACQAIRRDLSEGAAAAKQAYARIAEFLREELIAQAPQADAFGRERYALWSRYFLGARVDLDETYRWGLEELDRVIAEQEAVAAQIAGDGASVADAVAVLDQDPARVLHGNDALQAWMQETSDAAVAALNGVHFDIPEPILRLACRIAPTQNGGIYYTGPSDDFSRPGTMWWSVPPEVTTHTTWREKTTVYHEGVPGHHLQVGQAVYERATLNSWRRLACWVSGHGEGWALYAERLMADLGFLDDPGDRLGMLDGQRMRAARVVLDLGVHLGLPCPERWGGGTWDADKAWDFLSANVNMPEAFLRFELNRYLGWGGQAPAYKIGQRLWETARDEAAAAAATRGEEFDLRAFHARSLALGSVGLDVLREALAR from the coding sequence ATGACGACCGACCACAGCACCACCGGGGCCCCGGCCCACCGGGAGCCCACCCCGATCGACGCGATCGCCGACGCCTACGTCGAGACGACCGCCCGCCTGAACCCGCTCGCCGCGACCGCGATGGGGCTCGCCGGGTACGACCACCTCATGACCGACTTCTCGCCCGCCGGCTGGCGGGCGCAGGCCGACGCCGCGCGCGCCGTGCTGGGCGAGCTCGACCGCGTCGACCCGCAGGACGACGTCGACCGCGTCACGCTCGACGCCATGCGCGAGCGCATCGGCCTGGAGCTCGAGCTGCACGACGCGAACGAGCTCCTCGGCTCGCTGAACAACATCGCGTCCCCGGTCCAGGAGCTGCGGGACATCTTCGACGTCATGCCGACGTCGACCCCCGAGCACTGGGAGAACATCGCGGCACGCCTGAACGCGCTGCCCGGTGCCGCCGACGGCGTCATCGAGTCGCTGCGGCTCGCCGCGTCGCGGGGGCGCGTGGCCGCCGTGCGCCAGGTCCTGGAGTGCATCACGCAGGCCGACGAGCTCTCGGGCGACGGGTCGTTCTTCGACTCCTTCGTCACGGGCACGACGGTCGACGCCGCGCTCGACGACTCCGCCGCGTGCCAGGCGATCCGGCGTGACCTGTCCGAGGGCGCCGCGGCCGCGAAGCAGGCGTACGCCCGCATCGCCGAGTTCCTGCGCGAGGAGCTCATCGCGCAGGCGCCGCAGGCCGACGCGTTCGGCCGCGAGCGCTACGCCCTGTGGTCGCGATACTTCCTCGGCGCCCGCGTCGACCTCGACGAGACGTACCGGTGGGGCCTGGAGGAGCTGGACCGCGTCATCGCCGAGCAGGAGGCGGTCGCCGCGCAGATCGCCGGCGACGGCGCCTCGGTCGCCGACGCGGTGGCGGTGCTGGACCAGGACCCGGCCCGCGTCCTGCACGGCAACGACGCCCTCCAGGCGTGGATGCAGGAGACGTCGGACGCCGCGGTCGCCGCCCTGAACGGCGTGCACTTCGACATCCCCGAGCCGATCCTGCGCCTCGCGTGCCGCATCGCGCCCACCCAGAACGGCGGCATCTACTACACCGGCCCCTCGGACGACTTCTCCCGCCCGGGCACCATGTGGTGGTCCGTGCCGCCGGAGGTCACCACGCACACGACGTGGCGCGAGAAGACGACCGTCTACCACGAGGGCGTCCCCGGCCATCACCTCCAGGTGGGCCAGGCCGTCTACGAGCGGGCGACGCTCAACAGCTGGCGCCGCCTCGCCTGCTGGGTCAGCGGCCACGGCGAGGGCTGGGCCCTGTACGCCGAGCGCCTCATGGCCGACCTCGGCTTCCTCGACGACCCGGGCGACCGCCTCGGGATGCTCGACGGGCAGCGCATGCGCGCCGCTCGCGTCGTCCTCGACCTCGGTGTGCACCTCGGGCTGCCGTGCCCGGAGCGCTGGGGCGGCGGGACGTGGGACGCCGACAAGGCGTGGGACTTCCTGTCCGCGAACGTCAACATGCCCGAGGCGTTCCTGCGCTTCGAGCTGAACCGCTACCTGGGCTGGGGCGGCCAGGCGCCGGCGTACAAGATCGGCCAGCGCCTCTGGGAGACGGCGCGCGACGAGGCGGCGGCCGCCGCGGCCACGCGCGGCGAGGAGTTCGACCTGCGCGCGTTCCACGCCCGTTCGCTGGCTCTCGGCTCGGTGGGCCTGGACGTGCTGCGCGAGGCGCTCGCGCGCTGA
- a CDS encoding SOS response-associated peptidase, producing the protein MCGRYASFRDAEDLADAFAVSPEGIAADAALLPPSWNVAPTDPVRVVVERAPRAVEGEEPPEEVQRSLRLARWGLVPGWAKDPSVGSRMINARVESLVDKPAFRKAAAARRCLVPAEGYFEWRKPPAGSPAKAPKQPFWIHAGDGSPLAFAGLYEFWRDRSLPDDDPHRWLVTMTIITGGAPTDDPVLAEIHDRRPVVLTPDRWAQWLDPHRTDAAEAVGLLHDPAPRLVATPVSTAVNSVRTNGPELIERLPDGDDEDQPG; encoded by the coding sequence ATGTGCGGACGCTATGCCTCGTTCCGGGACGCGGAGGACCTCGCGGACGCGTTCGCCGTGAGCCCGGAGGGCATCGCGGCCGACGCCGCCCTGCTGCCGCCGTCCTGGAACGTCGCGCCGACGGACCCCGTGCGCGTCGTCGTCGAGCGCGCGCCCCGGGCCGTCGAGGGCGAGGAGCCGCCGGAGGAGGTCCAGCGCTCGCTGCGGCTCGCGCGCTGGGGCCTGGTGCCGGGGTGGGCCAAGGACCCGTCCGTGGGCTCGCGCATGATCAACGCCCGCGTGGAGTCGCTCGTCGACAAGCCCGCGTTCCGCAAGGCGGCCGCCGCGCGCCGGTGCCTGGTGCCCGCCGAGGGCTACTTCGAGTGGCGCAAGCCGCCCGCGGGCTCGCCGGCCAAGGCCCCCAAGCAGCCGTTCTGGATCCACGCGGGCGACGGCTCCCCGCTCGCCTTCGCGGGTCTCTACGAGTTCTGGCGCGACCGCTCGCTGCCCGACGACGACCCGCACCGCTGGCTCGTCACGATGACGATCATCACGGGCGGCGCCCCCACCGACGACCCCGTGCTGGCGGAGATCCACGACCGGCGGCCGGTGGTGCTGACGCCGGACCGGTGGGCGCAGTGGCTCGACCCGCACCGCACGGACGCCGCCGAGGCGGTCGGGCTGCTGCACGACCCGGCGCCGCGGCTCGTCGCGACGCCCGTCTCCACCGCGGTGAACTCCGTGCGGACGAACGGGCCCGAGCTGATCGAGCGGCTGCCCGACGGCGACGACGAGGACCAGCCGGGCTGA
- a CDS encoding NUDIX hydrolase, which produces MQCACGRRHWGTHGAAGLLLHRSAGGRTQVVLQHRALWSDHGGTWALPGGALAPGETPEQGAVREAAEEAGIDPAALEIHDAVVLDHGPWRYTTVVARATGPHDVRPTDAESLEVAWVDVDAVADRPLLPAFAGAWPGLRALLG; this is translated from the coding sequence GTGCAGTGCGCCTGCGGGCGGCGGCACTGGGGCACCCACGGGGCCGCGGGCCTGCTGCTGCACCGGTCCGCGGGCGGGCGCACGCAGGTGGTGCTCCAGCACCGGGCCCTGTGGTCCGACCACGGCGGCACGTGGGCCCTGCCGGGCGGCGCGCTCGCCCCTGGCGAGACGCCCGAGCAGGGCGCGGTCCGGGAGGCCGCCGAGGAGGCCGGCATCGACCCCGCGGCCCTCGAGATCCACGACGCGGTGGTGCTCGACCACGGCCCGTGGCGCTACACCACCGTCGTCGCGCGGGCGACGGGCCCCCACGACGTGCGCCCGACCGACGCGGAGAGCCTCGAGGTCGCCTGGGTCGACGTCGACGCGGTGGCCGACCGGCCGCTGCTCCCCGCGTTCGCCGGCGCGTGGCCCGGCCTGCGCGCCCTGCTGGGCTGA
- a CDS encoding acyl-CoA carboxylase epsilon subunit codes for MSAEVRVVRGEPDDAELAALVAGLAATAGTPVAPAVTAPAAAGEADAVRRWRAAAAFGAPRIPLAPGTDAWRWSGRS; via the coding sequence GTGAGCGCCGAGGTGCGGGTGGTACGCGGCGAGCCCGACGACGCCGAGCTCGCCGCCCTGGTCGCGGGCCTGGCGGCCACCGCCGGCACCCCGGTCGCACCCGCGGTGACGGCGCCCGCGGCAGCCGGCGAGGCCGACGCAGTGCGCCGGTGGCGCGCGGCGGCCGCCTTCGGCGCGCCCCGCATCCCGCTCGCCCCCGGCACGGACGCCTGGCGGTGGAGCGGTCGCTCATGA
- a CDS encoding biotin--[acetyl-CoA-carboxylase] ligase, with protein sequence MTTPPPVLDPDAVARALPAAGRVVVVARTGSTSTDLVAAARAEPAAWPDRSVLVADHQAGGRGRAGRTWTTPPRAALTVSVLLRADVPADRLGWLPLLAGLAVVRAVGEAAGTRAALKWPNDVIVPAPDGTEQPGWRGWRKLAGVLCEVVPDAGPPPGAAPRYDVVVGVGINVAQSTAELPVPTAASLRTLGAQVDRTDLLASLVRHLTELDERWRAGDPGLPDEVARACVTLGTPVRVELPGGGTVEGTATALGPDGALVVEDAAGRSRDVHAGDVQHLRAR encoded by the coding sequence ATGACGACGCCCCCGCCGGTCCTCGACCCGGACGCCGTCGCCCGCGCCCTGCCCGCAGCCGGCCGCGTCGTCGTGGTGGCGCGCACGGGCTCGACGTCGACGGACCTCGTGGCTGCCGCGCGCGCCGAGCCCGCCGCGTGGCCCGACCGGTCCGTGCTCGTCGCCGACCACCAGGCCGGCGGCCGCGGTCGCGCCGGGCGGACGTGGACCACGCCGCCGCGCGCGGCGCTCACGGTGTCGGTGCTGCTGCGCGCCGACGTGCCGGCGGACCGCCTCGGCTGGCTGCCGCTCCTCGCCGGGCTGGCCGTCGTCCGGGCGGTCGGCGAGGCCGCCGGGACCCGCGCCGCGCTCAAGTGGCCCAACGACGTCATCGTCCCCGCGCCCGACGGCACGGAGCAGCCCGGGTGGCGCGGGTGGCGCAAGCTCGCGGGCGTCCTGTGCGAGGTCGTCCCGGATGCGGGGCCGCCACCCGGTGCCGCGCCCCGCTACGACGTCGTGGTCGGCGTGGGGATCAACGTGGCGCAGTCGACGGCGGAGCTGCCCGTCCCGACCGCCGCCTCGCTCCGGACCCTGGGTGCGCAGGTGGACCGGACGGACCTGCTCGCCTCGCTCGTCCGGCACCTCACCGAGCTCGACGAGCGGTGGCGGGCCGGCGACCCGGGGCTCCCCGACGAGGTGGCCCGCGCCTGCGTGACCCTGGGCACCCCCGTCCGCGTCGAGCTCCCGGGAGGCGGCACGGTCGAGGGGACCGCCACGGCGCTCGGGCCCGACGGCGCGCTGGTCGTCGAGGACGCGGCCGGCCGGTCCCGGGACGTCCACGCCGGCGACGTCCAGCACCTGCGGGCACGGTAG